In Juglans regia cultivar Chandler chromosome 5, Walnut 2.0, whole genome shotgun sequence, the following are encoded in one genomic region:
- the LOC109002661 gene encoding xyloglucan galactosyltransferase MUR3-like: MFILDWRSLGLMSSMCRKRSSCMKVFRAAVDRLMCRKQLWLAVLISFLLWFLLLCLYHSAPMVGQPGVTLSDVSSAADSVNFGGSNFVLSSGYSNESVNMLPKMSITTEDSSKPVKDMAVREIGVENMDAVKSWYNPFNNFSARDNGYEGFDHVLVYDTEVHTNDQTNLAEKETQSVNRVSGSENEGESDHDGGVDISLTMLEPVASLSIGESKSEKITKGSENGIDVDSQLGSCSGRYIYVHDLPSRFNEDLLKHCRSLSNWTDMCLFTSNMGLGPHLPNFGRVYSETHWFATNQFSLEVIFHNRMKQYECLTNDSSLASAIYVPYYAGLDVARYLWYSNTSMRDAASLELVKWLREKPEWKKMWGRDHFLVVGRITWDFRRFGSKDSDWGNKLMFLPESRNMTMLAIESSPWNNNEFAIPYPTYFHPSTDNEVFQWQNRMRRQKRRYFFSFAGAPRPNLQHSIRNEIIDQCQASRRKCRLLECSEHSNKCYKPFYVMKMFQSSVFCLQPTGDSFTRRSTFDSILAGCIPVFFHPGSAYVQYLWHLPRNYTSYSVFIPADDVKNGKDSIEKILLRIPKVKVRAMREKVIRQIPRVIYADPRSRLETVEDAFDTTVKRVIERVERIRREMKEGRNTSFGFAEQFSWKYNLFGSMEEHEWDHFFITT; the protein is encoded by the coding sequence ATGTTTATCCTTGATTGGAGATCGCTCGGATTAATGTCTTCCATGTGCCGGAAAAGGTCGTCATGCATGAAAGTCTTTCGCGCGGCAGTGGATAGGCTGATGTGCCGCAAACAATTGTGGTTAGCCGTCTtaatctcttttcttttgtggTTCTTATTGCTTTGCTTGTATCATTCAGCTCCGATGGTTGGACAGCCGGGGGTCACCTTGTCTGATGTTAGCTCTGCGGCCGATTCTGTCAATTTCGGAGGCTCTAATTTCGTTCTTTCGTCCGGATATTCCAATGAAAGTGTCAACATGTTGCCTAAAATGAGTATTACTACTGAGGATTCCTCAAAGCCTGTTAAAGATATGGCTGTCAGAGAGATTGGGGTAGAAAACATGGACGCAGTAAAATCATGGTATAATCCTTTCAACAATTTTTCTGCCCGAGATAATGGGTATGAAGGTTTTGATCATGTATTGGTTTACGATACAGAAGTGCACACAAATGATCAAACGAACCTTGCAGAGAAGGAAACTCAGTCTGTTAACAGGGTTTCTGGTTCAGAGAATGAAGGAGAGTCAGATCATGATGGAGGAGTGGATATTAGTCTGACTATGCTTGAACCAGTGGCTTCACTTTCTATAGGGGAGAGCAAAAGTGAGAAAATTACCAAAGGTTCAGAGAACGGCATAGATGTGGATTCTCAGCTTGGTTCCTGCTCGGGTAGATACATCTATGTGCATGATCTTCCAAGCCGGTTCAATGAAGACTTGCTCAAGCATTGCAGGTCACTCAGTAATTGGACTGATATGTGTCTTTTTACATCAAACATGGGTCTTGGTCCTCATCTTCCCAATTTTGGAAGGGTTTATTCAGAAACCCATTGGTTTGCAACAAACCAATTCTCTTTAGAAGTTATCTTTCACAACAGAATGAAACAGTACGAGTGCTTGACAAATGACTCTTCATTGGCTTCTGCAATCTATGTGCCATATTATGCAGGCCTGGATGTAGCTCGCTACCTTTGGTATTCAAACACGTCAATGAGAGATGCTGCTTCTCTTGAACTTGTCAAGTGGCTTAGAGAAAAACCAGAGTGGAAGAAAATGTGGGGTAGAGATCATTTCCTAGTTGTGGGAAGGATAACTTGGGATTTCAGGAGGTTCGGGAGTAAGGATTCAGATTGGGGTAATAAGCTTATGTTCTTGCCGGAGTCGAGGAATATGACAATGTTAGCAATTGAATCAAGCCCTTGGAACAACAATGAATTTGCAATACCTTATCCAACATACTTTCATCCTTCAACTGACAATGAAGTGTTTCAATGGCAAAACAGAATGAGGAGGCAGAAAAGACGGTATTTCTTCTCGTTTGCCGGTGCCCCGAGGCCAAATCTTCAACATTCCATTCGTAATGAGATAATTGATCAGTGCCAGGCTTCAAGGAGGAAATGCAGGTTATTGGAATGCAGTGAACATTCGAACAAGTGTTACAAGCCGTTTTATGTGATGAAAATGTTCCAAAGTTCTGTGTTCTGCTTGCAGCCTACAGGGGATTCATTCACCAGGCGTTCTACTTTTGATTCAATTTTGGCAGGGTGTATTCCAGTTTTCTTTCATCCAGGTTCAGCTTATGTTCAATACCTATGGCATTTACCAAGAAATTATACCAGTTACTCTGTGTTCATACCGGCAGATGATGTGAAAAATGGCAAAGACAGTATTGAAAAGATACTGCTACGAATTCCGAAGGTCAAGGTGAGAGCCATGAGAGAGAAAGTTATTAGGCAGATTCCAAGAGTAATATATGCCGATCCAAGATCGAGATTGGAGACCGTTGAAGATGCATTTGATACTACAGTTAAGAGAGTTATTGAAAGAGTAGAGAGAATTAGGAGGGAGATGAAAGAGGGGAGGAATACTAGTTTTGGTTTTGCAGAACAATTTAGTTGGAAGTATAACTTGTTTGGGTCAATGGAGGAGCATGAATGGGATCATTTCTTTATAACAACATAG